The genomic stretch aatgaaaaatattcagaagagcttgttccaggagaatatgtatcaagatgtgttcctctgtgatagaacattttgggaggtggggcacgaaggcagagaatttttgtcacaacagtcagcaaatccagaagccaattttaatgcttccatgttcatgtcgtattggagaaagtgattttctacaattctgcaaagatgcaatgccaaagttatccttagaaaactttcaaaactgtcacctaatcatggtgatttagatagattatttgattttgacattccaagtcaagtccattagttaatgactttgttgtttgcaaggactgatttgtattaaaaaaatcctagcatatgtacaagtagaatctgtatgagaataaattatctgtctgtttgtctgtctgtctgtttgtctgcctgtcattATAGAGCTCTCTTCTTGTGACTTTTGATTTGTGTCTCATAGATTATAATAAATGTAGGAATAACATACAAagcaatagaaacaagatacTAAATAGAAAGACACTACATTCTTTGGTTAAAAAACTTGACAACGATGTCTGTCATTTCTGCATAAACCTTGTGCATATTGCTTTCATACAATTTGTATGTCATTCCATATTTCAATAAAAATGATTTTAATCTTAGTATGAAAATGTATCAATGCTGACATTGCATGACATCAACTATACCTACTTCAGCAATCTTTGCCATCAGTGCTCGTCCAATACCCTTTGCTGCATTAAAGAACACATAGATGACACCCCAATACGAGCAACTTAGAGAGACGGCAAAAATCAACTCACTTTGATACTCCTTCTTAGTGTAGAGATCCTTGAGGTAGATTAACCTACCTCCTAGTCCAGAATAATGCAAAATGTACAGGCCATATCCAATAATCCGTCTCTCAGCTGCATTGTCACCAAATAaaactcactcactcactcactcactcactcgcTCActcactcgcacacacacacacacacacacacacacacacacacacacacacacacacacacacgtgcgcacacacacacacgtgcgcacacacacacacacacatttagcAATTTATGATAAcactattttaattaattacccgAATTTTATAGATTATTAAAACTCTAATAATATCGACCAATTCTATTTTGTAATTGCAGCTATATGTTGCCAATAGAGAAAAACAGTCACAAaaatgcatctgctgcatgatcaTTGAGTAGATGTCATGCACATTACTGTAATACATATTATTGGCACacaaaacatgcaaacaaggttgtgtgtatacatactatactgtatatatagtatGCATGCACAAGCATAACAAACAGATCAGAAGTCTGAACCATAAAGCAACACCCCTAAACCATAAACATTCTAATACGCCCTTTCAGTCATTGAAATGTGTTTCTCTGAATCACCGGTTGATGCAACTGTAAAAATGCTTTAAAAATGTAGCAAAGAGCAAGCaagtgaacaaacaaaaatattaaaattttaaacatttaaaatattaaatattaaaatattagaatattaaaatattaaaatattaaaacattaaaatattaaaacattaaaatattaaaacattaaaatattGAAGCTCATATATTAAAAGTGTAAATGCAGAAACTGCATCGCTTAATTAGAAtgatcaatatatatatatatatatacaaaccaTTTTACCTTCAGTTTTCAGCTCTGCTACGAAAACGTGAAAATGTTTTGCATCATGCTCACCAAACCCATCTTTCAACAAATCTAAAGTAATTGCCAAAACAATATTCAAAGAAGACATATTATCTTATACATTTCAGTAACGATGCCTTCTTTCTTTGATTTCATAATTATGGGATTAAACTGATGAGCAGCAATTAGTTcctaacaacacaacaagagCAATTGTACAGTATCTGTAAATTATCTACACTCAACCCTGTCTCGCTCTGCCCTTGTCATGGGTCGAGTCTATAAATTACAGGtatgtatataattatataaattacttataaattatgtataatttataattatataaattactCATAAATTctgtataattaataattatataaattacctataaattatgtataatttattaattatataaattatttataaaattatgtataatttattaattatatttagtATATTACTGTCAATTGTATTGTACGGTCTGAGACGTCTATGCATAGCACAGAAGACAGAACTTTAGAACAACTTGCATTGCAGTTATTTGTCTACAAATGTCTTACAACGTAAAGTATAGAAAGACCTTCATAAGAACAAGAAGCTCTGGAACATCCTCATCTACCGACTCTCGTACCACCCACGACATTcctcaaacaacaaacaaaaaccaggTAGACACGTGACTGGCATCCGGGAGCTGCAATCATGTCAGTACAAGTGATGGCTCCCAGCTCTGCAGCCGGCAGTGTGACAGTCGCTATTCACCCTCTGGTGATTATGAATATTTCGGAGCATTGGACACGAGTGAGATCGCAAGACAAAGTGCAGAATCCGAAAGGTTTGAGAAATAGCAGTCAGACGCAGGAGGAGAAAATGGGACGATTGTGTTCTTGTGTTTGAAGTGTTGGGAGCTCTGATTGGAACTCAGAAGGGTCGCAACTTAGAGATTTTCAATTCATTCGAGTTGCAGTGTGACGTAGGGAACgatcatgacgtcatcatcaaTAGGGAATATTATACCACCAAGGAGGAGCAATGTACAAATCAGTTAGCATAGAACGTGGGCGTGGTTTAATATgatgcgcatgtgcaatggTTTGTATGAGTCCTAACTATTTGTATAGTAAACTTTGTGTGATATGGTAATTTCCATCCCGATCATGTGCCAATTGGCTCATTCGTTACATTTAAATGCTGGAAATGTATGAATTGTGGTAGAAGGTGTAGACTGAATGTTATATCTCATCGCAACAGAAAATATaaaatagtaaattaattaattttcggAATGCTTGAAACAATGATTTTATTACCATTTTTTCTACATATTCGGCTGCCTGATTCTCTAATTTTACCTACTAGTCAAAATGGTCTTCAAAGATCTTGATTTTTTGGGTTGGTATACGACTGGAGATTTGGCCGGAACTGTTGATGACATGAAAGTGCACAGACAGGTGTGTCATGCTGCAACTTctgactgctgtttctgtgttgACATGCTGGATGATGAAGGTTTGTGAGATAAACGAGAGCCCAATAATGATGAAGTTGAGTCCTGAAGTTCGAACAAACGAGGTACTATGATGGTCTCAGTTGTGGTTTGTCATTCTGGTCTGTTTTGTCATCTTTctttgcattaatattaataaatgtaTACATTAGataattgtgtttgttttggcATTTCTATCATGTCTCTGCTATTTTGTTATTGTCGTATCTGCTGTCATTATTTAGTCCAGCAATACACAACAATCAATATGGCACACAAATTGTATGAATCTAAACACTCAATCTAAAGGTTGATATGCAGgaagtccatctgtctgtatgtctagcCATATGCCCATCcatgtgtatatatgtgtgtgtgtgtgtgtgtccatctgttcgtgtgtgtccgtctgctcatccatgtgtctgtgtgtctgtctgtccatgtgtctgtgtgtctgtctgtccatgtgtctgtgtgtctgtctgtccatctgtctatgtgtctgtctgtccatgtgtctgtctgtttgcacatgatctgtctgtctgtccatcagttgATCTGATCAgttttttcatttgttttggTCTGTAGCTTCCTATCAGTGTCTTCGAGTCTGTTATCGATCTTGTAGACGGCGAAGCTTGCATGCAATTTGTTGAACTAAAGTACACGATCGCAACTGAAGAAGCCGAACGAATCGGAGTCGACCACATCGCCAGACTGACATCGTCAGGAACATCAGAACAATCATCAGGTGAGCTCCTAGCCGCTCACGTCCTCCGGTCCATAATCACCCAaattgcatgtgttgtgttgcagttGCTGAGCAATTGTCAGTACAGCACAGTGCTGTAAAGATGCTACATACACGAGTCCGACTTATTTTAGATTATGTACAAGCTGTACAAGCAGGTAAGCaacacacactgacagcaCACAGTAGCATGCCGGATGTATTTCTGTTGTTCCATTCTAACATGCCTctgtaattaattgattaattaatagaaataattgatttgtaatttttgtttaaaaagtattaaattattgataagtaactaattaattaaatcagtaaTTTTTTAGGCTCTTGTGCAAATCatcattaataattaattaattaattaattaacatggaTGCTCACCACACGTCATGTCTTGCGTCTCTTCTCACATATGTAAAGGTTGTTTCAAAAGTTGGTTGTTTCAGGTGAGTTACCTAGAAATCATGCAATTCTACGAGAAATCAATAGCTTGTGCCACCGGCTGCCGGCAATAGACACAGCATTTTTCAAAGAAGATTTCTTTACTGTAAGCACCGATACAGTGTATCACACGTGTTATgtagtatgtctgtcttttggtCTACcacatctgtgtgtgtgtgtgtgtgtgtgtgtgtgtgtgtgtgtgtgtgtgtgtgtgtgtgtgtgtgtgtgtgtgtgtgtgtgtgtgtgtgtgtgtgtgtggatatgtgcgtgtgtctgcATGCACGCTCATGTCTGTCTCAGACTGTTGGCAGGTCAGTCAACCATTGATTCAACATTCATTTCAACAATAGGCTGCTTGACCTTTGTACCTCAAACTTTTTCTTCTAGCAATGTAATGACATCATGCTAATGTCATACCTCGCTTCCATGACCAAAGGCTGTGACATCATGAACACGGTAAGATCTCTGTTCAGCTCGTTTCTGGCATGCTGTCTCAATCTGTTGCATGCTTGCAATTTCCTTTTATCTTGCAAAACAGGCAGTATATTTAGACAAAGTCCTTCACAAATCACACTCTTGTCTTGCTGGCACGTACTTAAACTGTCCATGTAACATACTAACCTACATGTTTTGTAGTTTATTGCGAAGCTCAATGCGCTATTCGATCGTCACGGGATGGGGAGAAGAATGCGAGGTCTATTTTACTAGAAACCATACTGACAGACTCTTTTGTTTCATGTAGCATGTGTGGCAGTTAATAAGCCTTGCTGTCTCCAGAAACTGCATGCCATAATAAGTTGCTGTTGGGCAAATATAGCGAATGATGTAGAGTGTATTTTTACATACGGATACGTACGGTACCTCGATCACTCGCTTTTCAGTGGATTGCGGGCATTCTCGTCCAAATGAgcgaacaacaacaacactattTCCTTGAATACTTGAATACAACACACCCTTGAGTAAAGAACGTGCAGCATCCGTGAGGCATGTGATACACAAGGATCTTGCTGAATGGCATGCCTTTCTGGCTGCCAGCTGCTGTAAATGGCCATACAGCTAGCAGTGACCGTCTTTATATGCTCCGGCTGTCTTACATTGGTGCCTTCAAGACACACTACCCTGTATGGCAATTGGCAAATGGTAGGAGAGTTTGGCTGGGATGAACAAAGCGTTTGTGAACGGATGCAAGAAAGAAACGAGATCCGGAATTTCAGGGAGATAAACAACCGAAACgacataaaacacaaaacagtTGGACATAAAACGCAGATGGATGATAAAGTGGATGAATGAGTTGGGTTATGGATTGATTGCCATGGCAACAATGGACTTCACATTTTTGTGGGATACAACTTGCCCTTAAAGATCCTGCGAGATACTGAGTGTTAAAAGAAATACAATGGGTGGGTTcactaattaatgtaatacAGAAGGGTGCTAAAATAAAAACGTGCTAACACACATGCGTGTcatcacacacatacacacacgaaCAGTACTTTCCAACAAGATGACTGGTGATGTGTCCTGCCAACTATGTTGTACGTTACTTGCTTTGTTTGCATGATCACATAAGGAAACTGGAACGATCTTGATTGTCACACAAGATTGGAAGTGTCTGGTTGAGTGACAGCGTCTGCTCCCTGCCCAAACACGAACTTGTTACCTACAGATATGAGCGAGACAGAGAAAGCTAACTTACTCCTTTCGCCTACAGAAACAAACTTATTTATTCAACTCATCTACAAACGTTTACCATTTACTACAACCGTTCCGAATCCCATATGAGTGACATCGTCCTCTTGTTTGCTGTAACCGAACGATCCTTCCGGTTGACCACCCGTTTTCTCCACCTCCACTGACTTGCCTCTTTTCATCCACATCAGTACAATCCCAACAATAACAGCCGCAATAATTACGATAATGAGAGTAACTCCGATGCCCACACCAACCCATTTGCCGGCTATATTTGCAAACAAAACCTTAGGGATGAACTTTATGCAGCAAGTCGTGACGTCAACACTCACTGCTTCCACCACTTTCACCATCATCCTTCTCATTCTCTAATGTTTGACAACTACTGCCTGTGAAGCCTGATGCACATCTGTATTGGCATAGCAATTGAGATACTATAATTCTGTGTGTTGGGCTTGCATTGCTATGTACCTGCAGTAGTAGATATTATCATAGTTGACTTCCTTACTACAAGTGCCTCCGTTCATACAGTTGCAATAGCCTGCAGATGAACAAAGAGACAACTTACATGGTTGATACAAAATGCTATACTTACTGCGAATATTTTACTTGATTATCATCCACACTGTAAGTATATCATATGCTTacatgcatgtggtgtgtgtgtgtgtgtgtgtgtgtgtgtgtgtgtgtgcatgtgtgtgtgtgtgtgtgtgcgtgtgcgtgtgtgtaattATATACATAATACACTTAGAGCCTAACGATAGTTTATTGTGGATGCTCTTGTACTGTCACAAGGCCTCATGAGCTTTAAAACTGTACAACGTTTATCATTAATCTTGAGATGGTAAATCCCAGTTCTGGATAGAATGTATAGGGTACGACAGCCAATACTTTGTACTTGGCGACACATTTACTTAGGTACTGTGATGATTGCAAGTCAAGCACCagatgcacgcatgcacacacacacacacacacacacacacacacacacactcaccaggGTATAAAATTCCCTGGTCACCTCCTTGCCATTGGAGACTAACACATGTGATTTAGCAAGTGAACGTGGACACTTTGGTCGACTAAAGATGCAATGCAGCATTGCACATGATCGTCCTACATTGTACTCTTCGTTTGCGTTGGTCTGACCAACTGTGTAAAGCCGCAGAATCTCCCATTTGTactaaaataaacaacagaaaacatcTATCTACCAGGGGCAGCTAGATTTCTGATGTTTGCGCATACGTGACAGAATAGGTGTCTCTAGGAAACAGACCAATTACAAACGGGAATTTGcaaaggggaacgtgcattgtgcATGATGGCGCATCAGTTTGTCGAAccaagcgactgacctgtttACTGTAGGCTCTAAGTTACAGCTCAGTGCTATTATATCCAACACTACCACCTTCTGTTTAATCTCCTACGACATCTCGAAGCAAGTagaaaccttagctgagacaTTGGGTTGGGCTAATTACCTTACCAAACGTTGTCAGGTGATGAGATACGATTACATGTAAAAGCCTGGTCTTTTCTCATAGACTTCCCAATGTGAACAGAGATTAGGAGGGTCTTTAGGTAGCTGCTTTGTTACATCTAATTTAAACCACATTAATTTCTACAAGTGGCAGGACAAGAGAAAAACCACACCTACAAATCCGGATGCCTACTTTCGGTTTCAGTTAGAAATGTCACACAGAAACGTACACTGAAATAggaaagtaggcgtggttgtaaataaagtaggcgtgtctttATGTTTAATTGCTCTGGCGACCACCTAATTTGGAGAATTTAccctgtacacacacacacacacacacacacacacacacacacacacacactacacgtGAACCTACTTTGTTCACACCGAGCACCACCATATCCATATGCACACCTAGAAAACAACGTAAACCCTAAAACAATTTTCTCACAATTTGACATTAATAAAGCATGATTACTTGCACACATGTTTGATGCTATCATAATTAGTTATACACGTTCCACCATTCTTGCAAAAGACTGTTCCAGAGGCACACGGCTCTCCTTTATATACATAAACAATATCAAAATCCAACAACAACGTACACTGTTATAAGGCATTCATGTACAcgagttaattaacaaagaagAAATCAAACGCTGCAATTGAaaatggttgtgtgtgtgtgtgtgtgtgtgtgtgtgtgtgtgtgtgtgtgtgtgtgtgtgtgtgtgtgtgtgtgtgtgtgtgtgtgtgtgtgtgtggtgcaatagctcagttggttagagagtcatcttatggagtgtttacatccgggaccttgaagggttgcaacttcaagtcacagtgatggcgagctatggcataatttccttaagcaagaaactaacacacatttgcttctctcgactcaggagtataaatgagtacctggtcattgactggggtcctaagcagCCATCCGCTGTGACGTAACATCGgtcactggggtcctggtgagacttcgagtgctcacaccacagttggcttcacaagtcagtgctcctgcgagtgcctggcccggctccaggagtttgctagcgcaggcccagagttccctgagtagcgcacagggcccagcttaacagctgggggcatgacctctgagaggcagctcctgacatttaggattcaggatttttaggtgtgtgtgtgtgtgtgtgtgtgtgtgtgtgtgtgtgtgtgtgtgtgtgtgtgtgtgtgtgtgtgtgtgtgtgtgtgtgtgtgtgtgtgtgtgtgtgtgtgtgtgtgtgtgtgtgtgtgtgtgtgtgtaatgagTGCACCCCATGGCACTTTACCAACAGCACTGGACATTCTAAATCCTACCCCAAAATCTTCAACATTCTACCGTATTTTAATAAATCAAATCCACTAATAAATGGACATACTTACCTAGCAATTTCAATTCACATCGTACACCTGTATATTGTGTTGGGCAGCTAACATCatcatacacaaacaaatagttTAGTTAGAATGACAAGAAAGCATGACATGTTTGTAGTAACCTGCAAGTAAGATTGATTGATGTTTTCATACACGTTCCACCATTCTTACAATACCTAGTGCCTGGTGCACAAGTTTCCGAACCTGATAAAGCAAAAAGCACTCAGTTGACCACACATTTCTTCACTGAAAACAAGTGTCCACCAAAACACACTACTGTTCATCATAAATTTGGACACAGAGTGCAGTGCTGGTTTTAGTCTGTCAttggtatgtctgtctgtctgacgtGTCTGTCTACCATATGTAtttctgcctgcctgtcttctgtctgtctgtctgtctattaacATCTATTTCAAACacacatctataatacaatgctagcaaggtaactagtctgtctgtctgtctgtctgtctgtctgtctgtctgtctgtacgatCCCACT from Corticium candelabrum chromosome 21, ooCorCand1.1, whole genome shotgun sequence encodes the following:
- the LOC134196640 gene encoding COP9 signalosome complex subunit 6-like; amino-acid sequence: MSVQVMAPSSAAGSVTVAIHPLVIMNISEHWTRVRSQDKVQNPKVLGALIGTQKGRNLEIFNSFELQCDVGNDHDVIINREYYTTKEEQFKMVFKDLDFLGWYTTGDLAGTVDDMKVHRQVCEINESPIMMKLSPEVRTNELPISVFESVIDLVDGEACMQFVELKYTIATEEAERIGVDHIARLTSSGTSEQSSVAEQLSVQHSAVKMLHTRVRLILDYVQAVQAGELPRNHAILREINSLCHRLPAIDTAFFKEDFFTQCNDIMLMSYLASMTKGCDIMNTFIAKLNALFDRHGMGRRMRGLFY
- the LOC134196792 gene encoding sushi, nidogen and EGF-like domain-containing protein 1 — protein: MPASEACLTLLLLLSLYSHNVEGDQSSETCAPGTRYCKNGGTCMKTSINLTCSCPTQYTGVRCELKLLGEPCASGTVFCKNGGTCITNYDSIKHVCKCAYGYGGARCEQSYCNCMNGGTCSKEVNYDNIYYCRCASGFTGSSCQTLENEKDDGESGGSTGKWVGVGIGVTLIIVIIAAVIVGIVLMWMKRGKSVEVEKTGGQPEGSFGYSKQEDDVTHMGFGTAKGGADAVTQPDTSNLV